In Lycium ferocissimum isolate CSIRO_LF1 chromosome 7, AGI_CSIRO_Lferr_CH_V1, whole genome shotgun sequence, the sequence TTGGTTTCTGAATAGCCCCAcaaattggaagaagaaaaaaaaaaaacaacttggAGAATTTAATTTGACCTGCTAAATCTTGAGAGTGTTGATGTGCATGAATGGATTCTTCTAGTGTACAGCATCATCATCACCaggtaaatattatatatagagagagatgTAAAGTATGGTGTTATTACCTTAGGCAAAATGATGGTTTCTTTCTTCGTTATCATTCTTAATTTGTCTTGGTCACTTTACTGGGGATCTTCTATTCTttgtttcttcttcctttttttgtgTGTTAATAACTGTCTGTTTGCATACTTAACCTAATACAACGACATAATGTTTCATGAAAAGCAATTTCCAATTGATATTTTTGAATGTAAAAGCAAGGTACCCGTAAATCCCTTGAAATCATGTAAGCTTTTATTTCAACTGACTATCATTTAGCAAATTTGTCAATGATTCTAAGAACATTGTTTGAGTTCTTTGAATTTTATTGACTCTAGTATCGATATGAATAAGTACTGTATTGCGAAAATTCAtcataaattgactagttttaCGCTTATGCTTCTTTATGTGGACTTGGAACCAGCAATGCGAGCGACCAAGTTCTAATCTCTCTTTTTGATTGGTACTCATACAGGAAATGTCATCCCAAGCACTGGAAAGCATGTTGGTATGCACAAAACCAGAGCAAGAAAAGAAACCAAGGCCTCAAGATGAAGCACAAAAATGTCCAAGATGTGACTCTGCCAACACCAAATTCTGTTACTACAACAATTACAGTCTTTCTCAGCCCAGATACTTTTGCAAATCTTGCAAAAGGTACTGGACTAAAGGAGGTACACTAAGAAATGTTCCAGTTGGCGGTGGCtgtagaaaaaacaaaaaaacatccTCAAAGAGATCAACCCAAGATTATAACAGCCCTAATAATCCAATTATATCTTCCTATGATTCCACCACTGATTTGAGCCAAGCATTTGCTAGACTCCAAAAACAGACAAATGGGCATttgggaattgatcaagaacataatgataataacaatatTATGTCAATGATGTATAATCCTCATGCCCCTTCTAGCTTTCTTGATGCACTAAGGGGTGGTTTTCTTGAAAGTGCCCCAAATGGATTCCACCAAAACATGTATTATGGGAACATGGGGCAAGTAGAAAATGGAGGATTAGTGGAAATGGGAATGAATTATGACCAAGAAATGAGTGGTACTACAATGACAACACTGAAGCAAGAGATTTGCAGCATGGCAAGAGATCAAGGTGAGAATAATAGTAGAGTTTTGTGGGGTTCTCCATGGCAGATTAATGGAGATGTAAACATGAATATGGGTGATTTTGAATCTACAAACAGGCAAAGTTGGAATGGATTTGAGGATTCTTCTTTTCAAGGACTTTCCAATAGTAGTATCATTGTATGAAGAGTGTATTAGTCATATGACTCATATTACATGCCTTAAGTACTGTATCTGACTCATATTACATGCCTTAATTAATGTATGTATTAATATTAGTATTGTAATTTCACTGTCAATTTTTTGGAACCAGCTCCCCTCCAGTATGGTATTTCTCAAGTTTGTGCACATCTATTTTCATTAAACCTGTACTCTCCACTTACAAATCCATTGATCAACAATTGTCTAACTAAAATAATTACCTTAACCATGGTAAAATCAGTAGATCTCAATGTTTAATACTTATCTTATTGGCAGCGTAAACATAAGGTGAAATCTTGCTGCCCAACTTGGTTCTCATGTGTTAAAGATGGAAATCTAACTCAAGATACAAAAATGACTGGTTAAATGTATC encodes:
- the LOC132065645 gene encoding dof zinc finger protein DOF2.1-like; amino-acid sequence: MDSSSVQHHHHQEMSSQALESMLVCTKPEQEKKPRPQDEAQKCPRCDSANTKFCYYNNYSLSQPRYFCKSCKRYWTKGGTLRNVPVGGGCRKNKKTSSKRSTQDYNSPNNPIISSYDSTTDLSQAFARLQKQTNGHLGIDQEHNDNNNIMSMMYNPHAPSSFLDALRGGFLESAPNGFHQNMYYGNMGQVENGGLVEMGMNYDQEMSGTTMTTLKQEICSMARDQGENNSRVLWGSPWQINGDVNMNMGDFESTNRQSWNGFEDSSFQGLSNSSIIV